CGTGTAACAATGTGATCAACGGTGATTCCCAACTGATTATCTGTCCTCTAGAGCTTTTACCCACTGGGCTATAAACATTGCTGCACTGCGTGCCTGACAGAGAGAGGGaatgctgctgcccaggctgttcAGGCTCTGCTTCCTCAGGAGTCAAGGATGAACACTCTCCAGCTGCTACTTTCGTGGCTTTGGTAAGTGCGCTGAGCACACTGGAGTTATTTCACGGACACGGACAGGCAGTCTCAACTGCTTGGAACGTTTAATCTGTAACCAATGAGACCTGCACATTCTTATGATCAGCATTGTTATTCGTTGTTGTATATAGGACCCAAACTCCTCGGAAGACAGGTCCCTCCCTTGTGGTGCTTGCAATCTGAGGGCCCAGATGGTGGAAACATTACCCATGTAGCGTGGAATTTTCCATGAGTAAAAaacccaaatcccagtgaaagcCAGCTTGTGTTTTTAACTCCCTGTGGCAGTTTTTTGTAAGTACCATTGACTTGCCTGGGGCTGTGTATGGTAACAAGGAGCCTCAGCATGGCCATACCACGTCCCAGCTGTGGTCTATCTAGACCCATAACCTGACTAACAGTCACTAGCACCAGACTCTTAACAGGAAGGGGGGCAACTAACCCTGGAGTGGCAAATACTGAATAATCTGACTATAGTTTCTAGCCAATCGGAGAGAGTGTATAACCTCTGAAAGGGTGACTTGTACTCTCTGCATTTCCTGCAGCTTCTGGAGGCATGGTGCTTGCTTGGCATATAACACCCCATGGAACGTCTGCAAGGATACCATAAGTGGAAAAATGGAGCTCTTTGTCTTTGCTCCAACAAAATTTACTTTTAATGAGGTTTCGCTGTCTGAGGGCCTGTTGGGCCCGTTGGTGTCCCTAGGAGTTGCACATAGAACTGAGGATAGGGGTTTTCACAGTAAACTTTGCACATGGCAAAACTCCCGGTTGAGGAATGCTGGCTCTCTCCACAGGGGTGGATCTCACCCAGCGTAAGCAAAGGAGGCATCTAGAATGAAGATAGGACACAGCTAACATTCACAGTCTTCAGaggctccttttcttttcgtcccctccccctccaataaTAACATCATGTACAACAGGGAGGGCATCCTTATTTACAGCTAAAACACAGCAGAGCTGGATTGTGTTCCCTGTTCTACCACGGCCTCCTTGTGTGGCTTTGGACAAGTCCCTGTGAGACATCACTGAGTAGTTTGTATGAACGCTTTTCAGCCCATGGGCCATTCACAATACACATCATTGTTCTCCTCTCACAGGAGTTTTAAAAagctaaacaatttatttttttttcatagacCCAAGCTAAAGAGTTGAGATTTGGATCCAGACTGAAATCTTGTTCTAGAATGTACGAGTGTTCTGATCCAGTGTTTTGGTTCAGGTCCACTCTGCTTTTCTTATGTTCCCTTTAATAATGAGTTCATACAAGCCTTCATATGCTAAGCTCCACCTAGGGGAGAGGATGTGGTCTAGTCTAGTGAAGGGGCACTCAGCTGAGAGCCTGGAGACCTGACTTCTGTCACTGATCTCCTGAGTGACCTTGCACATGTTGCTTACCTGTTTTGTGCTTTAGTTTTCCCCTCAGTTAAATGAGGATCTATATCCTCCTTCTTATGAGTGTCAATGGGCGTTGAATCAGACCCATTGATACTTGTGCtcttttgtaaatcactttgagatttATAAATGCAAAGCTCTATATAAAAACAGGATATTATTAGTAATGGGATTTTATAACTGATGTGGGGATGTGTGAGTACCACCATGGTTTTTAATCAACCTGACTCCAACCTGTctgaagagcaggggcaggatGGGCCATATTTTCTTTCATGGTGTCATGTACTTTTAATCATGTTGCTTTTAATTGTAGGGAATGTGGTTTAAGAAACTGACCAGAAACTCTGCAGTGCATCATGCCAACCTGCAATGAAACCAACATCAGTCCTGCAAGATTCCTCCTGGCAGGCATCCCAGGGCTGGAAGCTGATGGCCCCTGGGTCTCCATCCCTTTCTGTTCCATGTACCTCATTGCAATTTTAGGAAACAGTCTGATTCTGTTTGTGATCAAGACACAGCAGAATCTCCATCAGCCCATGTATTTGTTCCTTTCTCTGTTGTCTGTCACCGACCTTGGCTTATCTGTTTCCACCTTGCCAACaatgctcagcatcttcctgttTAACACCAGAGAAATTGGCATTGATGTCTGTCTGACCcaacttttctttattcacacTTTCTCCATGATGGAATCCTCTGTACTCGTAGCCATGGCATTTGACCGCTTTGTTGCAATACGCCACCCACTGAGATACGCTTCGACTTTAACCAGTGCAAGGATAGGAAACATAGGGCTGGCGATAATAATCAGGGGTATTGGTCTGCATATCCCAGCTGTCATTCTTCTCAAGAAGTTGCCGTACAGCAAGATCCAACCTCTCTCTTATTCATATTGTTTGCATCCAGATGTGATGAAGATGGCCTGTGCAGACTCTACATCCAGCAGCTTCTATGGTTTGTTTGTTATCATTTTGTCTCTGGGATTAGACTCAGTACTCATTGTCTTGTCTTACATCATGATCCTTCAGACTCTATTGAGTATCACATCCTGGCAAGAGCGTCTCAAGGCTCTGAACACTTGTGTCTCCCACATCTGTGTCAGCCTGCTTTTCTACACCCCGCCGATCAGTTTGTCGATGATTCACAGGTTCAAGAAACAGGCTCTCCCTCAGAGTCAAATTCCTCTGTCTTatctccacctcctcttccccccagtgCTCAATCCCATTGTATACAGCATAAAAACCAAAGAGATTCGTAAACGGATCATGAAGATCTTTCAAAACTATTCCACTAACAGACTCCAATGGGGGCACTGATTTGATCTGTCTAATCTGTATCTCTTGGAGCCAATATGGGCGGTGGTGTCCAAGTGCCTCTGTCATGCTGAGCCAGTGAGGATTAAGCAACGAGCAGGCCAGTTGAACTAAAAGCAACCCTTAAGgacatattagaaaagtattGTAATTGGAAACAGGGCCGTTCCTCATGGATAGCTAGCAAAGCCACGGTAAATAAACTAGAGTTCTTGGAATATagacctgtattgttagagaatcaGAAGTAGATACTAATTGTATTTGTCTGGGTTTACCTATATCTTACTACAAGTTCAACAATGTGTCCAAATTAGCTTGTAGATGATAAATTTCAGTTCCTATAAGTCATGTTTCATGACCTATTATCTTGATTCAGAGGTCAAAAGGGGATATTACCATTTTGATGAAACTTGTGTTGTAATAATATccttgtctttatttctctttgaagtttgtagtaaagtAGCTGTGAACTATTTCAATGGTTAATGGCCTTATGCTAATCAGTGCTGCTAGTTATCAGTGTAGACATAGGAAATAGAGATTTATTTCAAAGCAAAAATGAATATTACATATTCTTTGCCCAAGGAAGGCCTGCTGTGATCATTTGGGGACAAGAGGCTAATCAGCTGAATTTCAGCTATAAAGGGACTTTTGTGCCTGATCCTTACTGTCTCAGAGCTGCTTAAGTTTTGTCAGGGGATGTTCAAGTAACAAGATGGAGCATTTGTGGATTAGCCCTGCAATTCTCATGTGAGAATTTGAAAAAATTCTGTATATGGACTGCCTATTGGACTATGACTTTTTCCATTAATTCCAGAAGGATTTCTACAAAATGGCAGCCTCACCATTTCTGCTTTGGAACTTACCTGTGAACTGgattcatatctgtatgtataacaATCTTTTACCACAATAactctctttctttttgttttaaataaatcttagATTTGTGAATAAGAATTGTCTGTAAGTGTATATTTGACATAGTGTATAATGTGTCTGATCTCTTGAGAGTAGTAGAACTTTatattaggatatagatattcaggcctgtctgtaaaggcctgtactctaagcatttagatgtattcttatcacttggctagttctagacatataaaagaaagaatcaaaatcactttctgctggtgtaaggtgCTTCtcctactgtgacagtctgaggccctgttcttaggctaagtcctttggctaagcagcagaggcagccataaactgggaagcgaccagtcacatcctcacattgcagcctagtcacattgaaagaagatgctattgggctgttaggatataatcctgtcctgataatgcctatcgcctccagagaaagggaagtgcctggaagatgtaaaaggaaacttagtttgatagcatcctgtctggcaagaactcacttatccatagctgggatgtgaaatcctcacttctgtattgttttgtcattatagttcccactttgctattgtttgtctgtataatctctgtctggttctgtgattgtttctgtctgctgtataattaattttacagGGTGTAAATttattaaggtggtgggatataattggttacataatcatgttacaatacgttCAGATTGGTTAGTTaattttcaggaaaatgattggttaaggtatagctaagcagaactcaagttctACTATATAGTCTgaagtcaatcaggaagtgagtgggggtgtagggggggagggaacagggaatgggggtggggaaattggaatcatgtttggctaagggcaggaatgggaacagggacacaggtgtaaggctctgtggtgtcagagctgggaagggggacactaaggaaggaaactggaatcatgcttgctggaagttcacccaatCAAcaatgaattgtttgcacctttggactttgggtattgttccTCTCTGTCATGCAAGAAGAACCAGGGAagaaagtgggtgaaggaataagccccctaacactttACAGATGGCGAATAAGATTTTATATAACCCTTAATAGATGAACTTGGCTGTGTGGGTGGGAGCCAAAGGCTATATTGCTTAAAGAGAACTGTATTTTGGCTTCTTGGGAACCAggaaggtattatagaagctgtttggTTACTGTTTTGGTGAATCAATTATAAGAATAAGGCACCAgatttggggattgtctgccgtattccttgcagtttgccctgattgagcaTTCTCAGTATAGCCCCTCCAGTGACCATGGTCACAGTCTCCCAAAAGGAAAGCTTGTATTCTTCACCCCCAAAAATCCCAGATAGCAAAACTGCAGTCCTGTACCCTTAAAGCTTCTCCTTCTGGAATAAAGTATTCTGTTTCGTCCAGGGAATTAGGGTGTTCAGTGGAATACGTATAAGGAAGAAGGAGTTTTAAGGGAGGAAGACTACGTATATGCATTCCTAAACTACTTAGCAGGTTGACTTGTAAATTCTCTGAAAACTCATTCTGCACTCAGAGAGTAAGTCTTGTCGTGTTGGCTAAGGCTACACCATATTTCATAGATACAGAAGATGAATCCATGCTCTAAGAGCAAAACTTGACTCAACTTTAACTGTGGCTTCAATATTGATGCCaccataataaaatataaatgttcACCATGTTTACCTTGCTCTTCATAGTAAATCATTGTGATTAATATTTACTTATTTGTAGAAATCCTTCCTTAATTTGCCCTTAATTAATGAAATCTGCATGCCATGAAGCCTTCTGTTAATTTATTCTGCATAGTCTGCCATACTCTtcttcatagattcaaaggccctCTCTTGCTCTAACTCTCCCTTTCCTGAGAGTGCTGATTAGTGCCCAGGTCTTTTGCAGTTTGGGGGCCTGTCTAGGAACTAGACCTATCTCCAAGTTCTGGAGGCAGTGGTCCAGGTACGCAGGCCAGTTCCAGCTCCTTTGCAAGCGAGGGGGCATTTTTGTTCCAAAGTCGAGCTGGAAACCCTTCAACTTTTCAACAGAGAGGGCTCCAACTCACGCACTTCTTCTGATCACAAGGAGAGTATCTcatggggagagaaagaaagacagatgATCTGTGGGGCCAGAGCCAAGATAGTGGGTGCCGGCCATGTCACAAGTAACCCAGCAGCCAAGCACAATGAGTAGCTGGGGAGAGTAAAGGTGGGGACATCTGCAAatggcccagcacagggagacgtcACTGGAGAAGAGGGCATTGAAGGCTGGACTCAGAAGGTGGGATGTGAATCTGGTGGGAGGACAGATGCTGGCAAGAaaggtcctgccacctagagcctgagggagTGTGCCCACCGCCAGAGCAGGCTCCTTCCCTGCAGTATCACCATGgagcagccagggcctgggcattAGGCCGGGGACATGTGAGGAACAAATTGGGAAAAATTTCTTACATCCCAGAGAtggctgttggtggtgtttcccatGCCCACAGAGCGGGGTTCCTTGTTTCCTCTaacatttcccattttttcctttttttacacCTGCTGTTGAATAAATTATATTTGGTTTGAACTTAATGTAGTGATTAGTGGGTTCGAGAAGGGTCTGGTGTGAAGAGAGTAcccaggagtggggacaccctagcccctgtccgaGGGAACACCCTAGCCCCCACGATGAGACTGGGGGTTCagcctcccaggaatcctgggcccagctgtGTCCCCACTACacggactctgccacacaggagagaggaaGGCGagtccttgaggtcaggcagacctctgggtaaaggaagtggaagTGAGGATTCAGACTCGCCAATtccaccagggtagtgcagaagccaggaaagtttcccacaatagcaggaccattcccctgcttacattggggaactgggacaaactgatgggttggattttagtgatgtgTAAAGAGATGTGTACCTTGTGAAATCTTCAAATAAATGGTGAAAGTTGAAAGGTATAACTTTGGGAAGCACACTTTCTGCGTAAGGTTAATGTAACACCACTGCATGAGCCGACTTCCCAGAGACTGGAATCAGATAAATCCCTTTTTCTGCGCTATTTTCCTATGAGGTTAGAGTAGGAAACCAGACATTGTTTATTTGgccatttgaaaaatatttcataagAAATGAAATCTTGGTCAAGCAACTGACTAcacaattcatagattcatagatatttaggtcagaagggaccattatgatcatctagtctgacctcctgcacgacgcaggccacagaatttcaagcaccactcctgcaaaaaacttcTCACCTATCAACAACCAGTATGAATCACTCCTTCCTCTCACATGCATTGTTTAGACACAATGAAGGCACTCACGGAAATCATTCTTCTGAGCAAAAATGCCATTGAATTTTACAAGCCTTCAGCATTAaagaaattaatggaaaattttagttttgtgTTTTTCATTGTGCTCCAAAGAAAGATTCTGGAAATGGTAAATGCTGTTTCAAAACTGCGACAATCCAAAGACTCAGATCGATACGAAGCAGCAGGATTACTTCCCAAAGCCACTGAACGTGTAGCTACATTTCCAATTGAGTTCAAAGAAGCCAAACATTTAGCCAgtaaattatctggaaaatggggtaGACAAATCAAGTCCGAAAAGGAGTGATTGATAAAGGGAgaaaggcaggggagcagctcaTTTTGTGGCAGACCAGCGAGCAGAGCAGAcctgctcccagcagctccagggGAGGTGAGCTGAGGGACAGCAGAATCTCCCCATGAACAACTTCCCAAAGCTCCCTCCCTGTGGGAAGGGAGGTGCTGCAGGGACAGCCTGAGAGGAAATCATTCATCTCTCATATGAAAGCTGGATTGATTGATCCCCTTTATTTGTTGTTTGGACTGAGCTGTCCCTTGGTGGTTCGGCCATACCACAGAAAGAGGCAATTGCTTCCTAAGAGAGTAGGAGAATGGTCTTGCTACACGCAACCACCAGAAAGTGCCTTGGGGTGAGCAGACACCCTTCATGCTGCCGTACCCCAGATGGAGACCTTGGGACATTCGCAGGGcggtggtaggaagtggcccagggagggccACCTTACAAAGGTGGTGGGTAGAATAGGCCAGTGGAGGCTAAACCTCCCCAACCATGCAGCCCCTGACCCGCCACCTTTGAGAGTGCGGACACCTGGGCCATGGTGACCCC
The Eretmochelys imbricata isolate rEreImb1 chromosome 1, rEreImb1.hap1, whole genome shotgun sequence DNA segment above includes these coding regions:
- the LOC144259679 gene encoding olfactory receptor 51G2-like, whose amino-acid sequence is MPTCNETNISPARFLLAGIPGLEADGPWVSIPFCSMYLIAILGNSLILFVIKTQQNLHQPMYLFLSLLSVTDLGLSVSTLPTMLSIFLFNTREIGIDVCLTQLFFIHTFSMMESSVLVAMAFDRFVAIRHPLRYASTLTSARIGNIGLAIIIRGIGLHIPAVILLKKLPYSKIQPLSYSYCLHPDVMKMACADSTSSSFYGLFVIILSLGLDSVLIVLSYIMILQTLLSITSWQERLKALNTCVSHICVSLLFYTPPISLSMIHRFKKQALPQSQIPLSYLHLLFPPVLNPIVYSIKTKEIRKRIMKIFQNYSTNRLQWGH